Proteins co-encoded in one Enterobacter sp. R4-368 genomic window:
- a CDS encoding DUF423 domain-containing protein, with protein sequence MTSRFMLIFAAVSGFVFVALGAFGAHVLRKSLGVVEMSWIQTGLEYQAFHTLAVLGLAVAMQRRISIWFYWSSVFLAFGTVLFSGSLYCLALSHLRLWAFVTPVGGVCFLIGWALMLVGAIRLKRRGVVHE encoded by the coding sequence ATGACCAGCCGTTTTATGCTGATTTTTGCCGCGGTAAGCGGTTTTGTGTTTGTCGCGCTGGGGGCTTTCGGCGCGCACGTGTTACGTAAATCTTTGGGCGTGGTGGAGATGAGTTGGATCCAGACCGGGCTCGAATATCAGGCGTTCCACACGCTCGCGGTGCTTGGGCTTGCGGTGGCGATGCAGCGCCGCATCAGCATCTGGTTTTACTGGAGCAGCGTTTTTTTGGCGTTCGGCACCGTGTTGTTTAGCGGCAGCCTTTATTGCCTGGCGCTCTCACATTTACGCCTGTGGGCGTTTGTTACGCCGGTCGGTGGCGTCTGTTTTCTCATCGGCTGGGCATTAATGTTAGTTGGCGCAATTCGTCTGAAACGTAGGGGCGTTGTTCATGAATAA
- the csdA gene encoding cysteine desulfurase CsdA, translating to MNAFNPAHFRAQFPALADAGVYLDSAATALKPQAVIDATQQFYSLSAGNVHRSQFAQAQQLTARYEAAREQVAALLNAPSGKNIVWTRGTTEAINMVAQCYARPRLQAGDEILVSEAEHHANLVPWLMVAQQTGAKVVKLPLGADHLPDIAQLPQLITPRSRILALGQMSNVTGGCPDLERAITLAHAAGMIVVVDGAQGVVHFPANVQRLDIDFYAFSGHKLYGPNGIGALYGKAELLNEMTPWLGGGKMITEVTFDGFTTQPVPYKLEAGTPNVAGVIGLSAALEWLDTMDIVQAESYSRGLATLAEEQLAQRPGFRSFRCQDSSLLAFDFDGIHHSDMVTLLAGYGIALRAGQHCAQPLLAALGVSGTLRASFAPYNTQHDVDALIVAVDRALDILGDA from the coding sequence ATGAACGCATTTAACCCAGCGCACTTTCGCGCGCAGTTTCCGGCGCTTGCCGATGCGGGCGTCTATCTCGACAGCGCCGCTACCGCCCTGAAGCCGCAAGCCGTGATTGACGCCACGCAACAGTTCTACAGCCTGAGCGCTGGCAACGTGCATCGCAGCCAGTTCGCGCAGGCGCAACAGCTTACCGCCCGTTATGAAGCGGCGCGCGAACAGGTTGCCGCCCTCCTTAACGCGCCCTCCGGGAAAAATATCGTCTGGACGCGCGGCACCACAGAAGCCATCAATATGGTCGCGCAATGCTACGCCCGCCCGCGTCTGCAAGCCGGGGATGAAATCCTCGTCAGTGAAGCGGAACACCACGCGAACCTGGTGCCGTGGCTGATGGTCGCGCAGCAGACCGGCGCAAAAGTGGTGAAATTACCGCTGGGCGCCGACCATTTACCGGATATCGCGCAGTTACCACAACTAATTACTCCACGTAGCCGGATTCTGGCGCTCGGACAGATGTCCAACGTCACCGGTGGCTGCCCGGATCTGGAACGCGCCATTACCCTGGCGCATGCGGCAGGCATGATCGTGGTGGTTGACGGCGCACAAGGCGTGGTGCATTTCCCGGCGAACGTTCAGCGTCTGGATATCGATTTTTACGCCTTCTCTGGCCACAAGCTGTATGGACCAAATGGCATCGGTGCGCTGTACGGCAAAGCGGAACTGCTCAATGAAATGACACCGTGGCTCGGCGGCGGCAAGATGATTACCGAAGTGACGTTTGATGGCTTCACCACGCAACCGGTGCCGTACAAGCTGGAAGCCGGGACGCCTAACGTCGCAGGGGTGATTGGTTTAAGCGCCGCGCTTGAGTGGCTGGACACGATGGATATCGTTCAGGCGGAGAGCTACAGCCGTGGGTTAGCCACGCTTGCGGAGGAACAACTGGCGCAGCGTCCGGGTTTCCGCTCTTTCCGCTGCCAGGATTCCAGCCTGTTGGCTTTCGATTTCGACGGCATTCACCACAGCGATATGGTGACGCTCCTTGCCGGTTACGGTATCGCGCTGCGCGCCGGGCAACACTGCGCGCAACCATTGCTGGCGGCGCTGGGGGTCAGTGGTACGCTGCGCGCTTCATTTGCCCCATACAATACGCAACACGATGTTGATGCGCTGATAGTCGCTGTTGATCGCGCGCTCGACATTCTGGGGGATGCATGA
- the rlmM gene encoding 23S rRNA (cytidine(2498)-2'-O)-methyltransferase RlmM yields MNKVVLLCRPGFEKECAAEITDKAGRFEVFGFARVKENAGYVVFECYQQDDADKLARELPFSSLIFARQMFVVGELLRDLPQEDRITPIVGMLQGVVDKGGDLRVEVADTNESKELMKFCRKFTVPLRSALREAGILARSDSAKRPVVHVFFIAPGCCYTGYSYSFNNSPFYMGIPRLKFPSDAPSRSTLKLEEAFHVFIPADEWDERLANGMYAVDLGACPGGWTYQLVKRNMWVASVDNGPMAQSLMDTGQVTWLREDGFRYRPNRNNISWMVCDMVEKPAKVAALMAQWLTNGWCRETIFNLKLPMKKRYEEVSNNLAYIQAQLDEHNVAAQIQARQLYHDREEVTVHVRRMWAAVGGRRDER; encoded by the coding sequence ATGAATAAAGTGGTATTGCTGTGCCGCCCGGGTTTTGAGAAAGAGTGCGCAGCAGAAATTACCGATAAAGCCGGTCGCTTTGAGGTGTTCGGTTTCGCGCGTGTGAAAGAGAACGCGGGTTACGTTGTGTTTGAATGCTACCAGCAAGACGACGCTGACAAACTGGCGCGCGAGCTGCCGTTCAGTTCGCTGATTTTTGCCCGCCAGATGTTTGTCGTCGGCGAGCTGCTGCGCGACTTACCGCAGGAAGATCGCATTACGCCGATCGTCGGCATGCTGCAGGGCGTCGTGGATAAAGGCGGCGATTTGCGTGTGGAAGTGGCCGATACCAACGAAAGCAAAGAGCTGATGAAGTTCTGCCGCAAGTTTACCGTTCCGCTGCGCAGCGCGCTGCGTGAAGCGGGTATCTTGGCGCGTAGTGATTCAGCGAAGCGCCCGGTCGTTCACGTGTTCTTTATTGCGCCGGGTTGTTGCTACACCGGTTATTCGTACTCCTTTAACAACTCGCCGTTCTATATGGGCATCCCGCGCCTGAAGTTTCCGTCCGATGCGCCAAGCCGTTCAACGTTGAAACTGGAAGAGGCGTTTCACGTCTTTATTCCGGCAGATGAGTGGGACGAGCGCCTGGCAAATGGAATGTACGCGGTGGATCTCGGTGCATGCCCTGGCGGTTGGACCTATCAGCTGGTGAAACGCAACATGTGGGTAGCGTCCGTGGATAACGGCCCGATGGCGCAAAGCCTGATGGATACCGGCCAGGTGACCTGGCTGCGTGAAGATGGTTTCCGCTATCGACCGAACCGCAACAACATCTCGTGGATGGTGTGCGACATGGTGGAGAAGCCGGCGAAAGTCGCCGCGCTGATGGCGCAGTGGCTGACTAATGGCTGGTGCCGGGAAACCATTTTCAACCTCAAGCTGCCGATGAAAAAGCGTTACGAAGAGGTGTCAAACAACCTGGCGTATATTCAGGCGCAACTGGATGAGCATAACGTTGCCGCGCAGATTCAGGCGCGGCAGCTCTATCATGACCGTGAAGAAGTGACGGTACATGTGCGCAGAATGTGGGCTGCGGTAGGCGGGCGACGCGACGAACGCTAG
- the tcdA gene encoding tRNA cyclic N6-threonylcarbamoyladenosine(37) synthase TcdA — MSAVISDAWRQRFGGTARLYGEKALQWFADAHICVVGIGGVGSWAAEALARTGIGAITLIDMDDVCVTNTNRQIHALRENVGLAKAEVMAERIRQINPECLVTVVDDFVTADNVAQLMNRDYSYVIDAIDSVRPKAALIAYCRRNKIPLVTTGGAGGQIDPTQIQVSDLAKTIQDPLAAKLRERLKSDFGVVKNSKGKLGVDCVFSTEALVYPQADGSVCAMKSTAEGPKRMDCAAGFGAATMVTATFGFIAVSHALKKLMAKAERQASA; from the coding sequence ATGTCAGCAGTAATCAGTGACGCCTGGCGCCAGCGCTTTGGCGGCACCGCGCGGTTGTATGGTGAAAAAGCGCTGCAGTGGTTTGCCGACGCGCATATCTGCGTGGTGGGCATTGGCGGTGTCGGCTCGTGGGCGGCAGAAGCGCTGGCGCGCACCGGTATTGGTGCGATCACGCTGATTGATATGGATGATGTCTGCGTGACGAACACCAACCGGCAAATCCACGCGCTGCGTGAAAATGTGGGGCTGGCGAAAGCCGAGGTGATGGCGGAGCGTATTCGCCAGATAAACCCGGAGTGCCTGGTGACGGTGGTTGATGATTTTGTCACTGCCGATAACGTCGCACAGTTAATGAACCGTGATTACAGCTATGTGATTGATGCGATTGATAGCGTGCGCCCAAAAGCGGCGCTCATTGCTTACTGCCGACGCAATAAGATCCCGCTGGTAACGACCGGTGGCGCAGGTGGGCAGATCGATCCGACCCAGATCCAGGTGAGCGATCTGGCGAAAACCATTCAGGATCCGCTGGCGGCGAAACTGCGCGAGCGCTTAAAAAGCGATTTTGGCGTAGTCAAGAACAGCAAAGGCAAGCTGGGCGTGGATTGCGTGTTTTCCACCGAAGCGCTGGTTTACCCGCAGGCGGATGGCTCGGTGTGTGCGATGAAAAGCACGGCGGAAGGGCCAAAACGCATGGATTGCGCCGCCGGTTTCGGCGCGGCGACCATGGTGACCGCGACGTTTGGCTTTATCGCGGTCTCCCATGCTCTGAAAAAACTGATGGCGAAGGCGGAACGTCAGGCCAGCGCCTGA
- the csdE gene encoding cysteine desulfurase sulfur acceptor subunit CsdE: MTSPAFAGHPFGTVITEETLRQTFGALNQWEEKYRQLILLGKQLPAATDELKAQAREIPGCENRVWLGSTLGVDGKMHFFGDSEGRIVRGLLAVLLTAVEGKTPQTLVENDPLALFDELGLRAQLSASRSQGLAALAAAVQEAARQALA, from the coding sequence ATGACCAGCCCTGCTTTTGCCGGACATCCGTTCGGCACGGTGATAACCGAAGAGACGCTGCGCCAGACATTTGGCGCACTTAATCAGTGGGAAGAGAAGTACCGCCAGTTGATCCTGCTCGGCAAACAACTGCCTGCGGCGACGGACGAATTAAAAGCGCAGGCGCGGGAAATTCCCGGCTGTGAAAATCGTGTCTGGCTGGGTTCCACGCTCGGCGTGGACGGAAAAATGCACTTTTTTGGCGACAGTGAAGGCCGCATCGTACGCGGGTTGCTGGCAGTCCTGCTTACCGCCGTAGAAGGCAAAACCCCGCAAACGCTGGTGGAAAACGATCCGCTGGCGCTGTTTGATGAGCTGGGCTTACGCGCCCAGCTTAGCGCGTCACGTAGCCAGGGGCTGGCGGCGCTGGCCGCCGCCGTGCAGGAAGCAGCCCGTCAGGCGCTGGCCTGA
- the mltA gene encoding murein transglycosylase A translates to MKGRWVKFALTGAMVAILAACSSKPTDRGQQYKDGKFSQPFSLVNQPDAVGAPINAGDFSEQVNQIRSASPRLYGSQSGVYNAIQSWLMSGGDTRNLRQFGLDAWQMEGTDNYGNVQFTGYYTPVVQARHTRQGEFQYPIYRMPPKRGRLPSRAEIYAGALSDSYVLAYSNSLMDNFIMDVQGSGYIDFGDGSPLNFFSYAGKNGHAYRSIGKVLIDRGEVKREDMSMQAIREWGEKHSEAEVRALLEENASFVFFKPQSWAPVKGASAVPLIGRASVASDRSIIPPGTTLLAEVPQLDNNGKFNGKYELRLMVALDVGGAIKGQHFDIYQGIGPDAGHRAGWYNHYGRVWVLKTAPGTGAGGGVFSG, encoded by the coding sequence ATGAAAGGACGTTGGGTTAAGTTCGCACTCACAGGCGCAATGGTGGCAATTCTCGCGGCCTGCTCTTCAAAACCGACCGATCGCGGTCAACAGTATAAAGACGGAAAATTTTCCCAGCCTTTTTCCCTGGTCAATCAACCTGACGCCGTAGGGGCGCCAATCAACGCCGGAGATTTCTCCGAGCAGGTTAATCAAATTCGCAGCGCCTCACCGCGCCTCTACGGTAGCCAGAGCGGCGTCTATAACGCGATTCAGTCGTGGCTGATGTCCGGCGGCGATACGCGTAATTTGCGCCAGTTTGGCCTCGACGCCTGGCAAATGGAAGGCACGGATAACTATGGCAACGTGCAATTCACCGGTTACTACACGCCAGTTGTGCAGGCGCGCCATACCCGCCAGGGCGAGTTCCAGTACCCCATCTACCGTATGCCGCCTAAACGCGGTCGCTTGCCATCCCGCGCGGAAATCTACGCCGGTGCGCTCAGTGACAGTTATGTGCTGGCCTACAGCAACTCGCTGATGGACAACTTCATTATGGATGTGCAGGGCAGCGGCTATATCGATTTTGGCGACGGCAGCCCGCTTAACTTCTTTAGCTATGCCGGGAAAAACGGCCACGCTTACCGCAGCATCGGCAAAGTGCTGATCGATCGTGGTGAAGTGAAGCGCGAAGATATGTCGATGCAGGCGATTCGCGAATGGGGCGAAAAACACAGCGAAGCGGAAGTTCGCGCGTTGCTGGAAGAGAACGCCTCGTTCGTCTTCTTTAAACCGCAATCCTGGGCACCGGTAAAAGGTGCCAGCGCGGTGCCGTTGATTGGCCGTGCGTCTGTCGCTTCCGACCGGTCGATTATTCCGCCGGGCACGACGCTGCTGGCGGAAGTGCCGCAGCTTGATAACAACGGCAAGTTCAACGGTAAATATGAGCTGCGCCTGATGGTGGCGCTTGATGTTGGTGGCGCAATCAAAGGCCAGCACTTCGATATTTATCAGGGCATTGGCCCGGATGCGGGTCATCGCGCCGGATGGTACAACCATTATGGCCGCGTATGGGTGTTGAAAACCGCCCCCGGAACCGGCGCTGGCGGCGGCGTGTTCAGCGGCTGA
- the amiC gene encoding N-acetylmuramoyl-L-alanine amidase AmiC, with protein sequence MSGSQSALSRRRFLKGAGAMWLLSVSQIGLAAVSQVVAVRVWPASSYTRVTVESNHVVKYKQFALSNPDRLVVDLEGVHLNSVLKGMGAQIRGDDPYIKSARVGQFDPQTVRMVFELKQDVKPQLFALAPVAGFKERLVMDLYPANAKDVQDPLLALLEEYNKGDLEQQVPPAESGPKPGKAGRDRPIVIMLDPGHGGEDPGAMGKYRTREKDVVLQIARRLHALIEKESNMKAYMTRNEDVFIPLKVRVAKAQKQRADLFVSIHADAFSSRQPSGSSVFALSTKGATSTAAKYLAETQNASDLIGGVSKSGDRYLDHTMFDMVQSLTINDSLKFGKAVLNKLGNINNLHKNQVEQAGFAVLKAPDIPSILVETAFISNVEEERKLKTAKFQQEVAESILAGIKAYFADGATLARRG encoded by the coding sequence ATGTCGGGAAGTCAATCAGCGCTGAGCCGCCGCAGATTTTTAAAAGGCGCGGGGGCCATGTGGTTATTAAGCGTGAGCCAAATTGGTTTGGCCGCAGTCAGCCAGGTGGTGGCGGTTCGCGTCTGGCCAGCGTCAAGCTATACGCGCGTGACGGTGGAATCGAACCATGTCGTCAAATATAAGCAGTTCGCGTTGAGTAATCCCGACCGGCTGGTGGTGGATCTTGAAGGTGTGCATCTGAACTCCGTGTTAAAAGGCATGGGCGCGCAGATCCGTGGCGACGATCCTTATATCAAATCCGCGCGGGTAGGGCAGTTCGATCCGCAGACCGTGCGCATGGTGTTTGAGCTTAAACAGGACGTGAAGCCGCAGCTGTTTGCGCTGGCACCGGTGGCCGGTTTTAAAGAGCGTCTGGTGATGGATCTCTACCCGGCCAATGCGAAAGATGTGCAGGACCCGCTGCTGGCGCTGCTTGAAGAGTACAACAAAGGCGATCTTGAGCAGCAGGTGCCGCCCGCAGAGAGCGGCCCGAAGCCGGGGAAAGCCGGGCGTGACAGACCAATTGTGATCATGCTCGATCCTGGTCACGGCGGTGAAGATCCGGGGGCGATGGGGAAATATCGCACCCGGGAAAAAGATGTGGTGCTGCAAATCGCGCGTCGGCTGCATGCGCTGATCGAGAAAGAGAGCAATATGAAAGCCTATATGACGCGCAACGAGGATGTATTTATTCCGTTGAAAGTGCGCGTTGCCAAGGCGCAGAAACAGCGCGCAGACCTGTTTGTGTCGATTCACGCTGATGCTTTCAGCAGCCGCCAGCCGAGCGGTTCTTCTGTCTTTGCGCTGTCGACCAAAGGGGCGACCAGTACCGCCGCGAAATATCTGGCGGAAACGCAGAACGCGTCCGACTTAATCGGTGGGGTGAGCAAGAGCGGCGATCGCTATCTGGATCACACCATGTTCGATATGGTGCAGTCGTTAACCATTAACGACAGCCTGAAGTTTGGCAAAGCGGTGCTCAATAAACTTGGCAATATTAATAACCTGCATAAAAACCAGGTTGAACAGGCCGGCTTCGCGGTGCTGAAAGCGCCGGACATTCCGTCAATTCTGGTGGAGACCGCGTTTATCAGTAACGTGGAAGAGGAGCGTAAGCTGAAGACGGCGAAATTCCAGCAGGAAGTGGCGGAGTCGATTCTGGCAGGGATTAAAGCCTACTTCGCGGATGGCGCGACGCTGGCGAGAAGGGGATAA
- the argA gene encoding amino-acid N-acetyltransferase has protein sequence MVKERRTELVQGFRHSVPYINAHRGKTFVIMLGGEAIEHENFSSIVNDIGLLHSLGIRLVVVYGARPQIDANLAEHNHEPIYHKHTRVTDAKTLELVKQAAGLLQLDITARLSMSLNNTPLQGAHINVVSGNFIISQPLGVDDGVDYCHSGRIRRIDEEAINRQLASGAIVLMGPVAVSVTGESFNLTSEEIATQLAIKLKAEKMIGFCSSQGVMNDEGEIVSELFPNEAQARVETLEARGDYHSGTVRFLRGAVKACRSGVRRSHLISYQEDGALLQELFSRDGIGTQIVMESAEQIRRATINDIGGILELIRPLEQQGILVRRSREQLEMEIDKFTIIERDNLTIACAALYPFPEEKIGEMACVAVHPDYRSSSRGEVLLERIAAQAKQMGLSKLFVLTTRSIHWFQERGFTPVDIDSLPETKKEMYNYQRRSKVLMADLT, from the coding sequence GTGGTAAAAGAGCGTAGAACCGAACTGGTGCAGGGATTTCGCCACTCCGTTCCCTATATTAATGCCCACCGTGGCAAGACATTTGTCATTATGCTCGGCGGTGAAGCCATTGAGCATGAAAACTTTTCCAGTATTGTCAATGACATCGGCCTGCTGCATAGCCTGGGTATCCGGCTGGTGGTGGTCTACGGCGCGCGTCCGCAGATCGATGCGAATCTCGCAGAACACAACCATGAGCCGATTTACCACAAACATACCCGCGTTACCGACGCGAAAACCCTTGAGCTGGTTAAGCAAGCCGCCGGGTTGTTGCAACTGGATATCACCGCACGTTTGTCGATGAGCCTCAACAATACGCCACTGCAAGGCGCGCATATTAATGTCGTTAGCGGCAATTTTATTATTTCTCAGCCTCTGGGCGTGGATGATGGTGTCGACTACTGCCACAGCGGCCGTATTCGTCGTATTGATGAAGAGGCGATTAACCGCCAGCTTGCCAGCGGCGCGATTGTGCTGATGGGGCCGGTGGCAGTTTCGGTCACTGGCGAAAGTTTTAATCTGACCTCGGAAGAGATTGCCACTCAGCTTGCGATCAAACTGAAAGCGGAAAAGATGATCGGCTTTTGTTCGTCGCAAGGTGTGATGAATGATGAAGGCGAAATTGTTTCTGAGCTGTTCCCGAATGAAGCGCAGGCGCGCGTCGAGACGCTGGAAGCACGTGGCGATTACCACTCCGGCACCGTTCGTTTCCTGCGTGGCGCGGTCAAAGCCTGCCGCAGCGGTGTGCGCCGCAGCCATTTAATCAGCTACCAGGAAGACGGCGCGCTGTTGCAGGAACTCTTCTCACGCGACGGTATCGGTACGCAAATTGTGATGGAAAGCGCCGAGCAGATCCGCCGCGCCACTATCAACGATATCGGCGGGATCCTGGAACTTATCCGCCCGCTGGAACAGCAAGGGATCCTGGTACGCCGCTCGCGCGAACAACTAGAGATGGAGATCGACAAGTTCACGATCATCGAGCGCGATAACCTGACCATCGCCTGTGCGGCGCTTTACCCCTTCCCGGAAGAGAAAATTGGGGAGATGGCCTGTGTCGCGGTTCATCCCGATTACCGCAGCTCATCGCGCGGGGAAGTGCTGCTGGAGCGCATTGCCGCTCAGGCGAAGCAAATGGGACTGAGCAAACTGTTTGTGCTGACCACCCGCAGCATTCACTGGTTCCAGGAGCGCGGTTTCACGCCAGTGGATATTGATTCCCTGCCGGAAACCAAAAAAGAGATGTACAACTACCAGCGCCGGTCAAAAGTGCTGATGGCCGATCTCACCTGA
- the gcvA gene encoding glycine cleavage system transcriptional regulator GcvA, with the protein MSKRLPPLNALRVFDAAARHLSFTRAADELFVTQAAVSHQIKSLEDFLGLKLFRRRNRSLLLTEEGQSYFQDIKEIFSQLNEATRKLQARSAKGALTVSLLPSFAIQWLVPRLSSFNSAYPGIDVRIQAVDREEDKLADDVDVAIFYGRGNWPGLRVEKLYAEYLLPVCSPLLLTGDKALKKPEDLAHHTLLHDASRRDWQTYTRQLGLNLNVQQGPIFSHSSMVLQAAIHGQGIALANNVMAQSEIEAGRLVCPFNDVLVSKNAFYLVCHDSQAELGKIAAFRQWILAKAASEQEKFRFRYEQ; encoded by the coding sequence ATGTCCAAGCGATTACCACCACTGAATGCATTACGTGTTTTTGATGCCGCTGCCCGCCATCTGAGTTTTACGCGCGCCGCCGATGAGCTTTTTGTGACGCAGGCCGCAGTAAGCCATCAAATCAAGTCTCTCGAGGATTTTCTTGGCCTGAAACTGTTCCGTCGACGCAACCGTTCGCTGCTGCTTACCGAGGAAGGCCAGAGTTATTTTCAGGATATCAAAGAGATATTTTCCCAGCTCAATGAGGCCACGCGAAAACTACAAGCACGCAGTGCAAAAGGCGCGCTCACTGTTAGTTTATTGCCCAGTTTTGCCATTCAATGGTTGGTGCCGAGGCTCTCTAGCTTTAACTCAGCTTATCCGGGAATCGACGTGCGCATCCAGGCGGTTGACCGCGAAGAGGACAAACTGGCGGACGATGTCGACGTGGCGATTTTTTACGGTCGCGGCAACTGGCCAGGGCTGCGTGTTGAAAAATTGTACGCAGAATACTTGCTACCCGTCTGCTCGCCATTATTACTCACTGGCGATAAAGCATTGAAAAAGCCTGAAGATCTGGCGCATCACACCTTGCTGCATGACGCTTCCCGGCGCGACTGGCAAACTTATACGCGCCAGTTAGGTCTTAATCTTAATGTTCAGCAGGGACCTATTTTCAGCCACAGCTCTATGGTGCTGCAGGCCGCTATCCACGGACAGGGGATCGCACTGGCCAACAATGTAATGGCACAGTCCGAAATTGAGGCAGGTCGTCTGGTCTGCCCGTTTAATGATGTTCTGGTCAGTAAGAACGCGTTTTATCTGGTTTGTCATGACAGCCAGGCAGAACTGGGTAAAATAGCCGCCTTTCGTCAGTGGATCCTGGCAAAAGCGGCCAGCGAACAGGAAAAGTTCCGTTTCCGTTACGAACAATAA
- a CDS encoding YgdI/YgdR family lipoprotein: MKKAAAIISACAFAFALSACSSPNYALHTNDGRTIISEGKPKTDDQTGMISYKDANGNEQQINRTDVKEMVALDK; encoded by the coding sequence ATGAAAAAGGCTGCCGCAATTATTTCTGCATGTGCTTTTGCTTTTGCCCTGAGCGCTTGTTCCAGCCCGAACTATGCATTACACACCAACGATGGTCGTACGATTATTTCGGAAGGTAAACCGAAAACCGACGATCAGACCGGCATGATCTCTTATAAAGACGCCAACGGTAATGAGCAACAGATCAACCGTACCGACGTTAAAGAGATGGTCGCGCTGGATAAATAA